A DNA window from Paenibacillus sp. HWE-109 contains the following coding sequences:
- a CDS encoding serine hydrolase domain-containing protein encodes MQRNYWPTKEWQTLAPESLRMNSDKLSELEPLIKSEYSNINAVVIVRNGYIAYENYYNGYGPDDTHHVASVTKSILSALIGIAIDAGFIKHLDQKVLDFFPEYVPKVSNGQKREITIRHLLTMTAPYPFENWHEPLDKMCMHPDWVTYTLDMLGENGAIGDFKYSTAGAHLLSAIITRSSGKSAREFANERLFKPIGINETPDYEMKSFEFEDLFGKRVKGWVNDPAGNSTGGWGLTLTPREMARFGLLYVNQGIWDDKEIVSPSWIEKSTAMNPNNYGYLWWLREEDGLLAYLALGDGGHVICCLPDKDLVVAIASEFILNPRDRWTLIKEHMIPSLID; translated from the coding sequence ATGCAAAGAAACTACTGGCCGACGAAAGAGTGGCAAACCTTAGCTCCGGAATCCCTGAGAATGAACTCTGATAAACTTTCCGAGCTTGAACCTTTGATAAAATCTGAGTACAGCAATATTAACGCTGTTGTTATTGTGCGAAATGGATATATTGCTTATGAGAATTATTATAATGGCTATGGCCCGGATGATACGCATCACGTGGCATCTGTAACGAAAAGTATTTTATCAGCACTTATTGGCATTGCCATAGATGCAGGATTTATTAAACATCTAGACCAGAAGGTGCTGGATTTTTTCCCTGAATATGTACCCAAGGTTTCGAATGGGCAGAAACGAGAAATCACGATACGCCATCTTCTCACGATGACAGCCCCCTATCCATTTGAGAACTGGCATGAACCCTTGGATAAGATGTGTATGCACCCGGATTGGGTGACATATACGCTGGATATGCTGGGGGAAAATGGTGCTATCGGGGATTTCAAGTATTCCACTGCTGGTGCACACTTGCTCTCGGCTATTATTACCCGCAGCTCAGGTAAAAGTGCTCGGGAGTTTGCCAATGAAAGGTTATTTAAACCTATCGGCATCAATGAAACTCCGGATTATGAAATGAAATCATTCGAGTTTGAGGATTTATTCGGGAAAAGGGTGAAAGGATGGGTGAATGACCCTGCTGGTAACTCCACTGGCGGGTGGGGACTTACGCTAACCCCCCGTGAAATGGCTCGTTTTGGCTTGCTGTATGTGAACCAAGGGATTTGGGACGACAAAGAAATTGTTTCTCCTTCGTGGATTGAGAAATCAACAGCTATGAACCCCAATAACTACGGTTATTTATGGTGGTTACGTGAAGAGGACGGGCTTCTGGCATACCTTGCTTTAGGTGATGGTGGTCATGTTATTTGTTGCTTACCAGACAAGGATTTGGTTGTAGCTATTGCATCGGAGTTCATTCTTAATCCTCGTGATAGGTGGACACTCATTAAGGAGCATATGATTCCGTCTTTGATTGATTAA
- a CDS encoding MerR family transcriptional regulator, with translation MLSIGEFSKICEVSTKTLRYYDEIGLITPDQINPENGYRYYSINQLKKMLFINRLKTYHFSLEEIKAILEMDKDQSADHLYSALHSKRSEIQEKLNAFEFTLNQMSADILAIEKGLSVLSYIDELEVKLVETQPLNILCMRQMLTSDDHAAGYGKYFSRLYEIIAREKLTLLGTPMTIYHRAEYNPAGNDTEFAISIKETVKGTRDLSGGLCAMSVLKGSYSELTSVYAKLREWVELEGYDLVNSPYEIYVTDPNHATGPAEIITEVYFPVKKK, from the coding sequence ATGCTATCGATAGGGGAATTCTCAAAGATATGCGAAGTATCGACCAAAACGCTTCGCTATTATGATGAAATTGGCTTAATTACTCCTGATCAAATTAATCCTGAGAACGGGTACAGATACTACTCCATCAATCAGCTTAAAAAGATGCTCTTTATTAACCGCTTAAAGACCTATCATTTCTCTTTGGAAGAAATCAAGGCTATTCTCGAAATGGATAAGGATCAATCCGCAGATCATCTTTACTCTGCTCTTCACAGCAAAAGAAGCGAAATTCAGGAAAAGCTAAACGCTTTTGAATTTACTCTAAACCAAATGAGTGCTGATATTTTGGCTATAGAGAAAGGATTATCTGTTTTATCTTACATTGACGAATTAGAAGTGAAACTTGTTGAAACCCAGCCATTGAATATCCTTTGTATGCGTCAGATGTTGACTAGTGATGACCATGCTGCCGGATATGGCAAGTATTTTAGCAGGCTATATGAAATCATTGCTAGAGAGAAACTCACCTTGCTTGGTACGCCAATGACGATTTATCACAGAGCTGAATACAATCCAGCCGGTAATGATACTGAGTTTGCTATTTCCATCAAGGAAACCGTAAAAGGAACGAGAGATTTATCTGGAGGCCTTTGTGCGATGTCTGTTTTGAAAGGATCTTACTCAGAATTGACATCGGTATATGCTAAGCTCCGTGAATGGGTTGAATTGGAAGGTTATGATTTGGTCAATTCTCCTTATGAAATCTATGTGACTGACCCAAATCATGCCACCGGTCCAGCGGAAATAATAACCGAGGTTTATTTTCCAGTGAAGAAAAAATAA
- a CDS encoding MFS transporter, with amino-acid sequence MNTSSRWLMISVGLGMLLNPLNSSMVAVAIPRLQNAFQLDFTVVAWIIFSFYIASAISNPIMGKASDLFGRKKIFLAGLVVAFISSLLAPISPNFGWLIVFRIVQSIGTSMMLSVGMAIIRIHITEKQATALSVLTIFQSGAAAIGPFIGGLLIHWWGWPAIFFVNIPFIVVSFLLSWRIIPKDDAPTANGRGISFRKWLDLIDASGILLFTVGLVALLVGLLSAKSSGHFSFINVIIGLIGLVALGIFVRRELQTKSPFIPLHTFAKYPALTWVNIQFMVVNVLFYALFFGIPSYLQMVRHVSEFHTGILMLSLGLCSLIASPLAGRWIDKSGPRPALLVSAILMTLGSVWIVTLNQTSPVISVCLALAAFGISNGLNSVGMQAALFKSSPKEIIGVASGLFSTSRNLGAILSSLLISIVMGDVFSFSGFRMLGVILSVIALSLVFMNWRRRESGQLEAS; translated from the coding sequence ATGAATACTAGCAGTAGGTGGTTAATGATTTCTGTTGGCCTTGGGATGCTCTTGAACCCATTGAACTCTTCGATGGTCGCTGTTGCTATTCCAAGGCTGCAAAATGCGTTCCAACTTGACTTTACCGTAGTCGCCTGGATTATCTTCTCATTCTACATTGCAAGTGCTATCTCTAACCCTATCATGGGAAAGGCCAGCGATTTATTCGGACGCAAGAAGATATTTCTTGCCGGGCTAGTTGTAGCCTTCATTTCATCATTGTTAGCGCCGATATCACCAAACTTTGGCTGGCTCATCGTGTTCCGTATTGTGCAATCTATTGGAACAAGTATGATGCTTTCAGTAGGAATGGCCATTATTCGAATTCATATTACGGAGAAACAAGCGACTGCGCTGTCCGTCTTGACCATTTTCCAATCCGGAGCGGCAGCCATTGGCCCGTTTATTGGCGGGCTTCTGATTCACTGGTGGGGATGGCCAGCGATCTTTTTCGTCAATATTCCGTTCATAGTAGTGAGTTTTCTTCTTTCTTGGAGGATTATTCCTAAAGATGATGCACCAACAGCCAACGGACGGGGAATATCCTTTCGCAAATGGTTGGATCTCATTGATGCATCGGGGATCCTGCTCTTCACAGTGGGTCTCGTCGCCTTACTCGTTGGCTTACTGTCGGCAAAATCATCTGGGCATTTCTCATTCATAAATGTCATTATCGGGCTAATAGGTCTAGTTGCATTGGGGATTTTCGTACGGCGTGAGCTGCAAACCAAGTCACCCTTCATACCTTTGCACACTTTCGCCAAGTATCCAGCTTTAACTTGGGTAAATATCCAATTCATGGTCGTTAACGTACTCTTTTACGCACTCTTCTTCGGGATTCCTTCCTATTTGCAAATGGTACGTCATGTCAGCGAGTTCCATACAGGGATACTCATGCTTAGCTTAGGTTTATGTTCCCTCATCGCCTCTCCGCTAGCAGGACGCTGGATCGATAAATCAGGACCTAGGCCGGCACTGCTCGTGTCCGCAATCCTAATGACTTTGGGGTCCGTGTGGATCGTGACATTAAATCAAACTTCACCGGTTATTAGCGTGTGCTTAGCGTTAGCTGCCTTTGGTATTAGCAACGGGTTAAACAGTGTCGGCATGCAAGCGGCCTTATTCAAAAGTTCTCCAAAAGAAATAATTGGAGTAGCCTCTGGATTATTTAGCACATCAAGAAATCTGGGAGCCATTCTCTCCTCCTTATTGATAAGTATCGTAATGGGAGATGTGTTCAGCTTCAGTGGATTCCGAATGCTGGGGGTAATCCTCTCGGTAATTGCCTTATCCTTGGTATTCATGAATTGGCGGCGCCGGGAGTCAGGACAATTGGAAGCGTCCTAG
- a CDS encoding LysR family transcriptional regulator — protein MELLQLQYFLAVARLEHVTDAARSLHVTQSSLSKTIQRLEEDLGVPLFDRTGRKLRLNAFGSRFLHRAERALFELEQGKQELSDLSSPQHGTIELAVTNASTLPNILRIFQKKHPQIQFHVQMLTTQEMITLLHRGEVDFGLSSPPTNEDEIECQIVFADPILVAVPLGHRLADRSRISLSELKDERFVGVKRGYLTRDLVDSVCSSAGFVPRYVYEGNEPTRLSALVEAGIGIAFIPSTAVNSREQIHYLQVENHELVREIALLSNRSRYLSRAALEFREVVVDYFEAISQETS, from the coding sequence GTGGAGCTTCTTCAATTGCAATATTTTCTCGCGGTAGCTCGATTGGAACATGTGACAGATGCCGCTCGTAGTCTGCACGTCACTCAATCGTCACTAAGTAAAACGATTCAACGCCTGGAGGAGGATCTTGGAGTCCCGTTATTCGATCGAACAGGAAGGAAGCTGCGATTGAATGCTTTCGGAAGCAGGTTCTTGCACCGTGCGGAACGGGCATTATTTGAATTGGAACAGGGGAAGCAGGAGCTTAGCGATTTGTCCAGCCCCCAACATGGGACCATTGAATTGGCAGTGACCAATGCAAGCACGCTGCCCAATATCCTTCGAATATTTCAGAAAAAGCATCCCCAAATCCAGTTTCATGTGCAAATGCTGACCACACAAGAAATGATTACGCTTCTTCACCGGGGAGAGGTAGATTTCGGTTTGTCCTCACCCCCTACGAATGAGGATGAAATTGAATGTCAAATCGTGTTTGCCGACCCCATCCTTGTAGCTGTTCCATTGGGGCATCGGCTGGCAGACCGAAGCCGCATATCTTTATCAGAACTTAAGGACGAAAGATTTGTCGGCGTCAAAAGAGGCTATCTTACTCGCGATTTAGTAGACTCTGTATGCAGTTCGGCTGGATTTGTGCCTAGATATGTGTATGAGGGAAATGAGCCAACGAGGTTAAGTGCTCTCGTGGAAGCCGGAATTGGGATTGCTTTCATACCAAGCACGGCAGTGAATTCACGGGAACAGATCCATTATCTCCAAGTAGAGAATCATGAATTGGTCCGGGAGATTGCTTTATTAAGCAACAGGAGTCGATACCTCTCACGCGCTGCACTGGAATTCCGTGAGGTTGTTGTAGACTATTTCGAGGCGATCTCCCAAGAGACAAGCTAA
- a CDS encoding Ger(x)C family spore germination protein — protein sequence MIRRSFVSVILLLCTLSALLTGCWDTKDINKRLMPVVMGICKEKNQDYRIILQIPSPEKKGSQYMESSSATITNAIDNIRTKSEKGIDLLHIRLFLVCEKTAKESLADIIDYAVQANDISIKGLLAIVRGNFDEVIHHQITANPELSSYDFFSEQAGWTPESTIIRLWEAYRDIKSYTQDMSIPILIKGTDTLYQFEGSAIIRVDKMVDEISSDEVLLYNIFQEKYTGGTIEVADQSSVKIKKATIKHDIKWLATGPQIKSRIKLKVEILENKNEESEEQIATKLKETIEKRANKLLNQLKNDRADALGIGQLFRKKMNEEQIKTWKQHWYLNMEYDITVEVTILNSLYLKSPNKIKKPVS from the coding sequence TTGATCCGTCGCTCATTCGTATCGGTTATACTTCTGCTATGTACCTTAAGTGCACTCCTTACTGGCTGTTGGGACACGAAAGATATTAATAAGCGACTCATGCCTGTTGTTATGGGAATATGCAAGGAGAAAAATCAGGATTACCGAATTATCTTGCAAATACCAAGTCCTGAAAAAAAAGGCTCTCAATATATGGAGAGCAGCTCCGCGACAATCACCAATGCGATTGACAACATTCGGACAAAATCGGAAAAAGGTATCGACCTTCTACATATTCGACTGTTTCTTGTCTGTGAGAAAACGGCAAAAGAAAGTCTTGCTGATATCATCGATTACGCGGTGCAGGCCAACGATATCTCCATTAAAGGATTGCTGGCGATTGTTAGAGGAAATTTCGATGAAGTGATCCATCACCAAATAACTGCGAACCCAGAGCTTTCTTCTTATGATTTTTTCAGTGAGCAGGCTGGCTGGACACCCGAATCGACAATCATTCGCTTATGGGAAGCATACCGGGATATAAAGTCTTATACGCAAGACATGTCCATCCCTATTCTCATTAAAGGAACGGACACGCTGTACCAATTTGAAGGATCAGCCATCATCCGTGTGGATAAAATGGTAGATGAAATTTCTTCTGACGAGGTTCTTCTTTACAACATATTTCAGGAAAAATATACTGGTGGTACCATTGAGGTTGCCGACCAAAGCAGTGTTAAGATTAAAAAGGCAACTATCAAACATGACATCAAATGGCTGGCAACAGGACCTCAAATAAAGAGTCGCATTAAATTGAAAGTAGAAATTTTGGAGAATAAAAATGAAGAATCCGAGGAGCAGATTGCAACGAAGCTCAAAGAAACCATTGAAAAAAGAGCCAACAAATTACTAAATCAGCTTAAAAATGATCGAGCAGACGCTCTTGGCATAGGACAACTCTTTCGAAAAAAGATGAACGAAGAGCAGATTAAAACTTGGAAGCAGCACTGGTATCTGAATATGGAATATGACATTACCGTAGAGGTTACCATACTGAATAGTCTGTATCTTAAGTCTCCGAATAAAATCAAGAAACCAGTTTCATAA
- a CDS encoding GerAB/ArcD/ProY family transporter, which yields MSNRALLTMFVIVHLSLYFYIYPVKMIEATSTGHWEPIIVGFLIELCCVWVYAKGLSAFPGKDIVDICKMVAGNWMARLLLIPLLAFLFLNSNITHSYEMESVSILLLPNTPTYFILFLYVIPLYIAWKGYGAISRGGILLFICVLPLVVFSLISAMSNFDFDNIFPLYNTHLSFFKRPMFYSAFFAHAGFLFLGMVKLRHKLPMRYVIPILGILFIFALSSVYVPMLIFGQESIIYFRYPNVLTSDTVDSEWVVFDWLPTFFVIAMIAISMIETAVTFWMMATLMEKLFLKKKRGIAVLIVGVLSYIFSCYLDNIDTLEKFTLVRTYLCFYSIIGIPLAVILMSLRYRRNPA from the coding sequence ATGAGCAATAGAGCCTTATTAACCATGTTTGTCATCGTTCATCTCTCGCTGTATTTTTATATCTATCCGGTCAAAATGATTGAAGCGACATCCACAGGGCATTGGGAACCTATTATTGTTGGTTTTCTTATAGAATTGTGTTGTGTTTGGGTATATGCGAAGGGGCTCTCTGCTTTTCCCGGTAAAGATATCGTGGATATATGTAAAATGGTAGCGGGGAATTGGATGGCTCGCCTTCTGCTTATTCCATTGTTGGCCTTTTTATTCTTGAATTCCAACATTACCCACAGCTATGAGATGGAATCGGTCAGCATCCTTCTGCTGCCTAATACCCCAACGTATTTCATTTTATTTCTCTATGTCATTCCCCTCTACATTGCATGGAAAGGCTACGGAGCGATTTCAAGAGGGGGGATTTTGTTATTCATCTGTGTGCTGCCTTTGGTTGTATTCTCATTGATAAGCGCGATGAGTAATTTCGATTTCGATAACATCTTTCCACTCTATAATACGCACTTGAGTTTCTTCAAGAGGCCGATGTTTTATTCTGCCTTTTTTGCGCATGCCGGTTTCTTATTCTTAGGAATGGTTAAGCTGAGACACAAGTTGCCTATGCGCTATGTCATTCCTATTTTAGGCATACTTTTTATTTTTGCGTTATCCTCTGTTTATGTGCCGATGCTCATTTTCGGTCAGGAATCGATTATCTATTTTCGTTATCCGAATGTGTTGACATCAGATACGGTTGACAGTGAGTGGGTTGTATTTGATTGGCTCCCGACTTTTTTTGTTATTGCGATGATCGCCATCTCTATGATAGAAACGGCAGTGACTTTCTGGATGATGGCAACGTTGATGGAAAAGCTGTTTTTGAAAAAGAAAAGGGGGATCGCAGTCCTCATCGTTGGTGTATTATCCTACATCTTCAGCTGTTATTTGGATAACATTGATACGTTGGAGAAATTTACACTCGTGCGTACCTACCTCTGCTTCTACAGTATCATTGGTATACCGCTTGCCGTCATTCTCATGAGTCTGAGGTATAGGAGGAATCCTGCTTGA
- a CDS encoding spore germination protein: MNTSTREAKLTYIDQVFERNSDFINKEAYIYQVQVQVCYLGTLVHYEDSYDTLVARLAHLDVKDNLIDQIALSPSTRVNVPLTELVNSILQGMLIIFPQDGYENIVIEPSSINSSRSIVEAQTENPIQTSLDAFTEDMYANISLIRRKMRVKDLHVQTYTLGAELPREVAVLYMEGQADPNVVQLIHNCLNENDSMDISDVQGLMKALKQPSYSLVPTYLTSELPSTTKHNLMDGRVVIFLDHFPFSLSFPSIISDFWDVKTDKDQPTLYMYLYRIIRIASLIIAITMPGLYVVLNSVNPELLRIQLAVSITNSREGVPYPVLVELLMMLFIIEMVIEASIRLPKSIGPTITMVGGIILGQAVVSARLVSYFLIIVVAGSTIAHFTMGTYMNTVSIRLYKYVVIMFCALYGILGLMSSIALFCFYLGTITTFEVPYLSLSTRRGKSK, encoded by the coding sequence ATGAACACCTCGACAAGGGAAGCAAAACTAACCTATATTGATCAAGTATTTGAGCGTAATTCTGATTTTATTAATAAGGAAGCCTATATTTATCAGGTCCAGGTCCAAGTCTGCTATTTGGGGACACTCGTTCATTATGAAGATTCTTATGACACACTAGTAGCTAGATTGGCACACTTGGATGTGAAAGATAACCTGATCGATCAGATCGCCCTATCCCCTTCGACTAGGGTGAATGTTCCCTTAACCGAACTCGTGAATTCCATCTTACAAGGCATGCTGATTATTTTCCCTCAAGATGGTTACGAGAATATCGTGATTGAGCCCTCTTCGATCAATAGCAGTCGTAGTATTGTGGAAGCTCAAACGGAGAATCCGATTCAGACATCATTAGATGCCTTTACGGAAGACATGTATGCAAATATTAGTCTCATTCGCAGAAAAATGCGGGTCAAAGATTTACACGTCCAGACGTACACCCTTGGAGCAGAGCTCCCTCGCGAAGTGGCTGTCCTCTATATGGAAGGACAAGCCGATCCGAATGTCGTTCAACTCATCCATAACTGTTTGAATGAAAACGACAGCATGGATATTTCTGATGTGCAAGGACTGATGAAAGCTCTTAAACAGCCCAGTTACAGTCTTGTTCCTACTTATCTAACTTCCGAGCTTCCTTCCACAACCAAACACAATTTGATGGACGGCCGCGTGGTCATCTTCTTGGATCATTTTCCATTCTCACTTTCATTCCCCTCGATTATATCGGACTTTTGGGATGTGAAAACGGATAAAGATCAACCAACGCTGTATATGTATTTATACAGGATAATTCGTATCGCGAGTTTAATCATCGCCATTACGATGCCAGGGTTATATGTGGTTCTCAATTCAGTCAACCCTGAACTTTTGCGTATCCAGTTGGCTGTATCGATCACAAACTCCAGGGAGGGAGTTCCCTATCCTGTTCTTGTTGAATTATTGATGATGCTGTTTATCATTGAAATGGTTATCGAAGCAAGTATTCGTCTTCCCAAAAGTATTGGCCCAACCATTACGATGGTCGGAGGTATTATTCTGGGACAAGCTGTCGTTTCAGCCCGGTTAGTCAGTTACTTTCTTATTATTGTCGTGGCCGGCTCGACGATCGCGCATTTTACGATGGGCACGTATATGAACACTGTCTCCATTCGGTTGTACAAGTATGTCGTAATCATGTTTTGTGCATTGTATGGCATACTCGGACTTATGTCGTCCATCGCCTTGTTTTGTTTTTACCTTGGGACGATTACAACGTTTGAGGTCCCTTATTTGAGCCTCTCCACTAGAAGAGGAAAATCCAAATGA
- a CDS encoding VOC family protein, giving the protein MAKLTPYIISEDARAQAAFYISSLGGEIVSVMTHGQMGETSEAIKDKVMHMCIAVAGCNLFMSDFDGHTHGNGISLNLEFASEGEGRDAYNKLSDGGNVLFPFGQAPWGGFFGQFVDKFGVSWMFTAS; this is encoded by the coding sequence ATGGCAAAACTTACACCCTATATTATCTCTGAGGACGCCAGGGCTCAAGCAGCGTTCTACATCAGCTCTCTCGGCGGAGAAATTGTGTCGGTTATGACACATGGCCAAATGGGGGAAACCTCGGAAGCAATTAAAGACAAGGTCATGCACATGTGCATAGCTGTCGCGGGATGTAACCTGTTTATGAGTGATTTCGATGGACATACTCACGGGAATGGGATAAGTTTGAATCTTGAATTCGCTTCGGAAGGCGAAGGCCGCGATGCTTACAATAAGCTATCGGATGGCGGTAATGTGCTATTTCCATTCGGACAAGCACCTTGGGGCGGATTTTTCGGACAGTTCGTGGATAAGTTTGGTGTATCCTGGATGTTTACGGCTTCCTAG
- a CDS encoding TetR/AcrR family transcriptional regulator: protein MLVSSKAHRVDPRVLRTRQLIRDAFIELLYELELEKITVNRISERATINRVTFYLHYRDIPDMIDRFADDMINEIHAILKEFPNHPDSNMQMIIKILEHIAENSKYYKVLLASKRIPVFTERLMKLFAEFITTRMNKLEESSTLKVQKDIAIWYGSSAIIGTIVFWLRNDLPYTPIYLAAQLSELLHLPQKEAK from the coding sequence ATGCTCGTGTCATCAAAAGCACACCGAGTAGACCCGCGTGTACTTCGCACACGCCAATTGATTCGAGATGCCTTTATTGAATTGCTTTACGAGCTTGAGCTTGAGAAAATAACCGTGAATCGCATCTCGGAACGAGCAACGATCAATCGTGTCACTTTCTATCTTCATTATCGAGATATTCCAGATATGATCGATAGATTTGCTGATGATATGATTAATGAAATCCACGCCATCTTGAAGGAATTTCCTAACCATCCCGATTCTAACATGCAAATGATCATCAAAATTCTTGAGCATATCGCAGAAAATTCGAAATATTATAAGGTTCTGCTCGCTTCCAAACGCATACCCGTATTTACGGAACGACTCATGAAGCTGTTCGCTGAATTTATTACCACTCGAATGAACAAGCTAGAGGAATCCTCAACATTGAAAGTTCAAAAAGATATTGCAATCTGGTACGGCTCCTCCGCCATTATTGGTACGATAGTATTCTGGCTTCGCAATGATTTACCCTATACGCCTATTTATTTGGCTGCACAGCTTTCAGAATTGCTCCATCTCCCTCAAAAAGAAGCAAAATAA
- a CDS encoding DHA2 family efflux MFS transporter permease subunit, producing the protein MSKIAAFDSSSIKKGPLLFVMILGAFIAVLNQTIMSVALPKLMVEFDIAASTGQWLTTGYMLVNGVLIPVTAFLMQRFTTRELFQASMIIFLIGTIVSAVAPGFELLLVGRLIQAAGAGIIMPLLMNVILTIYPPDKRGAAMGMVGLAIIFAPAVGPAIAGYILEHYSWRTLFYGIIPFVVIVIVVASIYLKNVAERTYPKIDAWGAVLSTIGFGFLLYGFSSAGGKGWSSAEVILSIIVGVVALILFTWRQLVIKDPLLDLRAFKYNMFTLTTLINIAVTMVMYADMMLLPLYLQNARGYTALESGILMLPGALLMGLMMPVAGKLFDKFGAKWLSVVGMVITIVTTLGFINLTDATSYTYLVLMSTGRRFGMALFLMPITTAGLNQLPSRLNAHGTAISNTIKQVAGGVGTALLITVMTTRTKSHLVEMMTASKTATATKELIKEASIQGINDSYLVIIGIGVVGLLLSFFIKRVGQAEEEPEFKTAPKPVNAT; encoded by the coding sequence ATGAGTAAAATTGCAGCATTTGACAGTAGTTCCATTAAGAAAGGACCCTTGTTGTTTGTAATGATTTTGGGGGCGTTCATTGCCGTTCTGAATCAGACGATTATGAGTGTTGCCTTACCGAAGCTCATGGTTGAATTTGATATTGCCGCTTCGACAGGTCAATGGCTGACCACGGGTTATATGCTGGTTAACGGTGTCTTAATTCCAGTCACAGCGTTCCTGATGCAACGCTTTACGACGCGGGAGCTGTTCCAGGCTTCCATGATTATTTTCCTCATTGGTACTATTGTTTCAGCCGTGGCACCTGGCTTTGAATTATTATTGGTTGGCCGTCTGATTCAAGCGGCTGGAGCTGGTATTATCATGCCGCTTCTCATGAATGTCATCTTGACGATCTATCCGCCAGATAAGCGGGGCGCAGCTATGGGAATGGTTGGGTTGGCGATCATTTTTGCCCCTGCTGTTGGACCTGCTATAGCTGGTTATATTTTGGAGCATTATTCATGGCGTACCCTTTTTTATGGCATCATTCCATTTGTTGTCATCGTAATTGTAGTTGCTTCTATCTATCTGAAAAATGTCGCAGAACGCACCTATCCCAAAATTGATGCGTGGGGTGCTGTTCTCTCGACAATCGGATTCGGTTTCCTTCTTTACGGTTTCAGTAGCGCTGGCGGTAAAGGCTGGTCGAGTGCTGAAGTTATCCTATCTATCATTGTAGGTGTTGTCGCTTTAATATTGTTTACATGGCGTCAACTGGTTATTAAAGACCCACTCTTAGATCTTAGAGCGTTCAAATACAACATGTTTACCCTGACAACACTGATCAACATTGCGGTTACAATGGTTATGTATGCGGATATGATGCTGCTTCCATTATATTTGCAAAATGCCCGCGGATATACGGCGCTGGAATCAGGTATTCTTATGCTACCTGGAGCCCTGCTCATGGGACTCATGATGCCAGTGGCTGGTAAGTTGTTCGATAAGTTCGGAGCAAAATGGTTGTCCGTTGTCGGAATGGTCATTACCATCGTAACCACTCTTGGATTTATCAATTTGACGGATGCTACCAGTTACACGTATTTAGTTCTCATGTCCACAGGACGACGCTTTGGGATGGCTCTCTTCTTAATGCCAATCACGACGGCGGGCCTCAATCAATTGCCTTCAAGACTGAATGCGCATGGGACAGCAATCTCTAATACCATTAAGCAAGTAGCGGGTGGTGTAGGAACCGCACTACTGATCACGGTTATGACGACAAGAACCAAATCTCATTTGGTAGAGATGATGACAGCAAGCAAAACAGCGACTGCGACCAAGGAACTTATCAAAGAAGCATCAATTCAAGGGATCAATGATTCTTATCTTGTCATTATTGGCATTGGTGTTGTTGGCTTGCTGCTTTCCTTCTTTATTAAGCGTGTAGGTCAGGCCGAAGAAGAACCGGAATTCAAAACAGCACCGAAACCCGTTAATGCGACTTAG